Below is a window of Nocardia asteroides DNA.
GGCCGACAGCTACGACGTCGACAAGACCGGCCTGCCGATGATGAGTTTCCTGCTCGGCCATCTCGCCACCGGTGGCTCACCCCTGCGGCGGCTGACCGTGACCGGCCGGTTCCTGGCCGGCGGCGTACGCGACACCATGGATTCCTTCCTCACCCACTGCCGCACCGCGGCCGATATCGCCGAGCGCCTCGATCTCCCCGTCGCGGTGCGGGCCGCGCTCCCGCAGGCCTTCGAACGCTGGGACGGTCACGGCGTGCCGGCCGGACTGCGCGGCGACGCGATCCTGCCGGTGATGCGGGTGGTCCACATCGCCGACGACGCGGAGGTGCACGCGCGGGTGGGCGGAGTGGCCGCCGCCGTGGCGATGTTGCGCTCGCGCAGCGGCACCGAGTTCGATCCCGCACTGGTCGCATTGTGCGTGCGCGACGATGGCGCGCTGCTCGACGGCCTCGACCGGGTCGACGCCTGGCACCACGTCGTCGACGGCTGCGCCACGCTGGACCGGCCGATTCCCGAAGCAGCGCTGACCGACGTGCTGGCGGTGTTCGCCGACTACGCGGACGCGAAAGCCACCTGGTTCCTCGGTCATTCGCGGGCGGTGGCCGAGCTCGCGGCCGCGGCCGCGCGCGAATACGGACTGCCCGCCGAGCAGGCGACGGCGGTGCGCCGGGCCGCGCTGGTGTGCCGGCTCGGCACCATCGGTGTGTCCACCGGCATCTGGAACAAGCCGGGACCGTTGACCGCGGCCGAACGCGAGCGGGTGCGGATGGTCCCCTACCTCACCGAACGGGTGCTGGCACGCAGCCCGCGGCTGGCCGCGCTCGCCGGACCCGCCTCGATGGTGTACGAGCGGATGGACGGCTCCGGCTATCCGCGCGGGCTCACGGGCTCGATGCTGCCGCCGCAGGCGCGGATCCTGGCGGCCGCGCAGCTGTCGCGCGCGCTCGGCGAGGACCGCCCCCACCGGCCGGCCTTCGATCCGGACGAGCGTGCCCGGATCCTGCGCGCGGAGGTGACCGCGGGCCGCCTCGACGGTGACGCGGTGGCCGCGGTGCTGGCCGCCGCCGAGGGGCGGAGGCCGCGCCGCCGCGCGCAGGTCGCCGGGCTCACCGCCCGCGAACTCGACGTGCTGGCCCTGCTGGTACGCGGCCGGTCGACCAGGGCGATCGCGCAGACCCTCGGCATCAGTCCGCGCACCGCGGGCAGCCATGTCGAGCACATCTACACCAAGATCGGGGTGCACAGCCGCGGCTCGGCCGCGGTGTTCGCGATGCGGCACGGTCTGCTGCCGGACGAGGATCAGCCCGCGAAGATCGGGTGATCACCCGATGCCGTGCCGGTCGCGGCGGCCGACACTTCCCCTATGACCACTTCCACACTCCCCCAGCAGACGACCGACTCTCCGGTCGACCAGGCTTTTCTGGCCGCGCTGACCCGGCGCGACTTCCCCGCGATGACCGCCTGCCTGTCCCCCGACGTGCGCCTGCGTGGCCTCATCCCGCCCGGCCCGTTCGACGCGACCGGCGCCGAACCGGTGATCGACCGGTTCCGCGGCTGGTTCGGCGGACCCGACACCTTCGCCGTCGTCGATTCCGGGCGCGAGCACCGCGGCGGCAAGCTGGCCCTGCACTGGCTCGTCCGGATGGTGCCCGCGCACGATCCCGGCGCCGCCAGGATCGCCGAGCAGCGGGTGTTCCTCACCGTCGACCACGACCGGATCACCAGCATCGACCTGCTGTGCTCGGGTTGGCAGCCGGCCGTCTGATCAGGCGGGTCCGGTGAGGGTGTCGATCCAGCGCTCCAGCCGCGCGCCCTCGGCCACCATCAGGTCGGGGTCGCGGAAGGTGTTGGTGAGCAACGAGATTCCCTGGTAGGCGGCGACGAACGCGATGGCGAGTTCGTCGGCGTCGGGCCTGCCCAGTTCGGTGAACTGGGTGCGCGCCCAGTCGACGAGCAAGCGCAGCAGCCGGGCCGGCTCGCCGTCGAAGGCGTCCTCGCGCTTGTCGAGTTCGGCGGCCAGCGAGCCGGACGGGCAGCCGTAGCGCGCCATCAGCTCCCGGTCCGCGACCCAGCCCCGGACCATGCCCTTCAACCGTTCGGCGGGGCCGGGCAGTTCCGCGAGGCGGGCGACGATCTCGGCCAGCACGCCCGCGTGCGTGTCGATCACGGCCTGGACGAACTGGTCCTTGGTCTTGAAGTAGTAGTACACATTGCCGACCGGGACGTCGGCCGCGGCGGCGATGTCGGCGATGGTCGTCTTCTCGACGCCCTGCTCGTAGAACACCCGCGCGGCCGCCTCGACCAGGCGTTCCCGCTTCCCCGCCCTCGGTGGCACCCGCGTCGCTGAGTCAGTCACACAACTAACTATAGACAAGCGGGGCGTCGAGCGGCTACGGTGAGTTAGTCAGCCAACTAACTCAAGGAGTTCTCATGATCGTCGTCACCGGAGCCACCGGAAACATCGGCCGCCACCTGGTCGGCCTGCTCGCCGCGGCGGGCGAGCCGGTGCGCGCCGTGTCCCGGGGCACCACACCGGTGGATCTGCCCGCGAAGGTGGAGCATGTGGTCGCCGATC
It encodes the following:
- a CDS encoding HD domain-containing phosphohydrolase; this translates as MTDPSRPMRLAELVASLSLATDLGLGQPQEHVLRQTVLATRLAAAVGLSDADRAAVYYISLLAWVGCVADSPEMAHWYGDDLRIRADSYDVDKTGLPMMSFLLGHLATGGSPLRRLTVTGRFLAGGVRDTMDSFLTHCRTAADIAERLDLPVAVRAALPQAFERWDGHGVPAGLRGDAILPVMRVVHIADDAEVHARVGGVAAAVAMLRSRSGTEFDPALVALCVRDDGALLDGLDRVDAWHHVVDGCATLDRPIPEAALTDVLAVFADYADAKATWFLGHSRAVAELAAAAAREYGLPAEQATAVRRAALVCRLGTIGVSTGIWNKPGPLTAAERERVRMVPYLTERVLARSPRLAALAGPASMVYERMDGSGYPRGLTGSMLPPQARILAAAQLSRALGEDRPHRPAFDPDERARILRAEVTAGRLDGDAVAAVLAAAEGRRPRRRAQVAGLTARELDVLALLVRGRSTRAIAQTLGISPRTAGSHVEHIYTKIGVHSRGSAAVFAMRHGLLPDEDQPAKIG
- a CDS encoding nuclear transport factor 2 family protein, which gives rise to MTTSTLPQQTTDSPVDQAFLAALTRRDFPAMTACLSPDVRLRGLIPPGPFDATGAEPVIDRFRGWFGGPDTFAVVDSGREHRGGKLALHWLVRMVPAHDPGAARIAEQRVFLTVDHDRITSIDLLCSGWQPAV
- a CDS encoding TetR/AcrR family transcriptional regulator; the encoded protein is MTDSATRVPPRAGKRERLVEAAARVFYEQGVEKTTIADIAAAADVPVGNVYYYFKTKDQFVQAVIDTHAGVLAEIVARLAELPGPAERLKGMVRGWVADRELMARYGCPSGSLAAELDKREDAFDGEPARLLRLLVDWARTQFTELGRPDADELAIAFVAAYQGISLLTNTFRDPDLMVAEGARLERWIDTLTGPA